From the genome of Monomorium pharaonis isolate MP-MQ-018 chromosome 2, ASM1337386v2, whole genome shotgun sequence, one region includes:
- the LOC105829403 gene encoding glutamyl-tRNA(Gln) amidotransferase subunit A, mitochondrial, with translation MFSSPATKGYGRGMSRIAGWTMNKLLSAPIKEVSREICGNAVRPSEICKASVKLTSIVKPLNAYITVTNDVAGEQANAADERQRRNSLLGQLDGIPIAVKDNYCVRGKPTTCASRMLANFSPGYDATVYDKLRAQGAVLIGKTNLDEFAMGSGTVDSIYGPTKNLWGSEVLSQFYSCGSSDESQITKRKLHGKDAWHIAGGSSGGSAVAVATGTCYAALGSDTGGSTRNPASYCGLVGLKPTYGLISRYGLIPLLNSMDVPGILTRTVDDAVLILNAIAGPDQADPTTVQREYVPINLSKTIDVSNLRIGIPKEYGVQGISDEIVECWEKISRLLEDAGASVVPVSLPHTDYSIVCYSVLNRCDVASNLACYDGIEYGHRADEWSSAHELYKRTRSEGFNDVVKDRILVGNYFLLAENYEKYYVKAMKMRRLIAQDFDVLWNNNIDLLLTPTTLTEAPRYDEFVQLDNQTQCLIQDHCTQPANMAGLPAINVPIKLSRNGLPLSLQLMAPLFHEQRLLTVAKWIEQSVQFPRLELKNSCLLE, from the exons ATGTTTTCATCACCGGCGACAAAAGGTTATGGCAGGGGCATGTCGCGGATCGCGGGATGGACGATGAACAAGCTGTTATCTGCTCCGATCAAGGAAGTTAGTCGGGAGATCTGTGGCAACGCGGTGCGACCGTCTGAGATCTGTAAAGCGTCTGTTAAGCTGACCTCAATCGTCAAGCCTTTAAACGCTTATATCACCGTGACGAACGATGTTGCGGGAGAACAAGCGAATGCCGCCGATGAGCGGCAACGGAGGAACTCGTTACTTGGTCAACTCGACGGTATTCCCATTGCCGTTAAGGACAACTATTGCGTCAGGGGTAAACCCACGACTTGTGCTTCCCGGATGCTGGCCAACTTTTCCCCAGGTTATGACGCCACGGTTTATGATAAGCTCAGGGCACAGGGAGCCGTCTTGATCGGCAAGACTAATCTCGACGAGTTTGCCATGGGCTCCGGTACTGTAGACTCGATTTACGGGCCGACGAAGAACCTGTGGGGCTCGGAAGTATTGTCTCAATTCTATTCGTGCGGTTCGTCTGACGAATCACAGATTACCAAGAGGAAACTGCATGGGAAAGATGCGTGGCACATAGCAG GTGGCAGTAGTGGAGGCTCGGCAGTGGCAGTAGCCACAGGTACCTGCTACGCAGCCTTGGGCTCTGACACTGGTGGTTCTACTCGCAATCCTGCATCCTACTGCGGTCTAGTCGGACTGAAACCAACTTACGGTTTGATATCGCGCTACGGTCTTATTCCTCTACTGAATTCAATGGATGTGCCTGGTATCCTCACGAGAACAGTAGACGAtgctgtattaattttaaatgccaTAGCTGGTCCCGATCAAGCAGATCCTACTACTGTACAAAGAGAATATGTTCCAATTAACTTATCCAAAACGATAGACGTTAGTAATCTTAGGATTGGGATACCAAAGGAGTATGGGGTACAAGGCATAAGTGATGAAATTGTGGAATGTTGGGAGAAGATCTCTCGTCTTCTAGAAGATGCAGGAGCCAGTGTTGTTCCAGTGTCGCTACCTCACACCGATTACTCGATAGTATGTTATTCTGTTTTAAATAGATGCGACGTAGCTAGTAATTTGGCCTGTTACGACGGCATAGAATACGGTCATAGAGCCGACGAGTGGAGCTCGGCACATGAATTGTATAAGAGAACCAGATCGGAAGGCTTCAATGACGTAGTCAAGGATCGCATACTAGTcggaaattattttcttttggcggaaaattatgagaaatattatgttaaagcGATGAAGATGCGTAGATTAATTGCCCAGGACTTCGACGTTCTGTGGAATAACAATATAGATCTTCTGCTGACCCCGACTACATTGACTGAGGCTCCAAGGTACGACGAATTCGTGCAGCTGGACAATCAAACACAATGTCTGATTCAGGATCATTGTACGCAACCTGCAAATATGGCTGGTTTGCCCGCGATCAATGTCCCGATCAAGCTCTCTCGCAATGGATTACCTTTATCCTTACAATTAATGGCGCCGCTCTTTCACGAACAGAGATTACTTACCGTAGCAAAATGGATCGAACAATCAGTACAATTTCCGAGACTAGAACTAAAGAATTCATGTTTGcttgaataa